One region of Chryseobacterium sp. SORGH_AS_0447 genomic DNA includes:
- a CDS encoding YafY family protein: MNDNDTKRLSRLTAIITQLQTTRLVTATNLAEKFSVSVRTIYRDIRALEQAGVPILTEGGKGYYMMDGYRLPPLMFTEKQANALILAEQLVLKNKDQSFVNDYCDAIDKIKAILKESAKSKANLLGDRTRFDQNINRERSSNFISELQYALTNFLLISIDYVNKDNLSSKRTVEPFSLISTTENWLLIAWCRSRKEFRYFRLDRISKMEVLAEKFEPHKMTLQEYFDKFY, encoded by the coding sequence GTGAATGATAATGATACCAAGCGTCTTTCAAGACTTACCGCAATCATAACACAGCTTCAGACAACAAGACTTGTTACAGCGACAAATTTAGCTGAAAAGTTTAGCGTAAGTGTAAGAACAATATACCGAGACATCAGAGCATTAGAGCAGGCAGGTGTTCCGATTTTGACGGAAGGTGGCAAAGGTTATTATATGATGGATGGCTATCGATTACCACCTCTCATGTTCACAGAAAAACAAGCAAATGCATTAATTCTTGCTGAACAATTGGTTTTGAAAAATAAAGATCAATCTTTTGTTAATGATTATTGCGATGCAATTGACAAAATAAAGGCAATATTAAAAGAATCTGCAAAAAGCAAGGCTAATTTATTGGGAGATCGAACCCGTTTTGATCAAAATATAAATAGGGAGCGGAGTAGTAATTTTATATCTGAATTACAATATGCGCTGACTAACTTTTTACTCATCAGTATCGACTACGTAAACAAAGATAATTTATCATCAAAACGTACTGTTGAGCCGTTTTCTTTAATCAGTACAACAGAAAACTGGTTACTTATTGCTTGGTGTCGGTCGAGAAAAGAATTTAGATATTTTCGATTAGACAGAATATCAAAAATGGAAGTGCTGGCAGAGAAATTTGAACCTCATAAAATGACTTTACAAGAATATTTTGATAAATTTTATTAG
- a CDS encoding RidA family protein, translating to MEKRTIDPWVWGKNTNSAQAVEVKNAEGTLYCSGQVALDENGVPSSADMRSQLIQTIANLEQLISESGYECKNIVRLNVYTTNTNDFFNTCMDVYVPFLMKYGIQQATTLLEVKGLFATLTVELEATVVK from the coding sequence ATGGAAAAAAGAACAATTGACCCTTGGGTATGGGGTAAAAACACGAACTCAGCACAAGCTGTAGAAGTAAAGAATGCAGAAGGAACGCTTTACTGTTCAGGACAGGTTGCATTAGATGAAAATGGTGTTCCCAGTAGTGCGGATATGAGAAGCCAACTTATACAAACTATTGCTAATTTAGAACAACTCATCAGTGAATCTGGTTATGAATGTAAAAATATTGTTAGATTAAATGTGTACACAACCAACACTAATGATTTTTTCAACACTTGTATGGATGTTTATGTGCCATTTCTTATGAAATATGGAATACAACAAGCTACAACTTTACTGGAAGTGAAAGGACTTTTTGCAACTTTGACAGTTGAGCTTGAAGCAACGGTTGTAAAGTAG
- a CDS encoding antibiotic biosynthesis monooxygenase, whose translation MKSKYYVIVRFEIESKDFEILYSLIKSFFKKEVSITPGFLSSRILSNEDKSKIVNYAIWESKEAFEKFAEETVSQPEISKKIALFNPSRETFFEVDYFNNPY comes from the coding sequence ATGAAAAGTAAATACTATGTTATTGTACGTTTTGAAATAGAAAGTAAGGATTTCGAAATCCTTTACTCGCTTATTAAAAGCTTTTTTAAAAAAGAAGTAAGTATAACTCCAGGCTTTCTATCTTCTCGTATTCTTAGCAACGAAGATAAATCCAAGATCGTTAACTACGCAATCTGGGAGTCGAAAGAGGCATTTGAAAAGTTTGCTGAAGAAACTGTCTCACAACCCGAAATTTCAAAAAAAATTGCATTGTTTAATCCGAGTAGAGAAACTTTTTTTGAAGTGGATTATTTTAACAATCCATATTAA
- a CDS encoding DJ-1/PfpI family protein has translation MISIHISAQGSGKTELNFEEGKKIKVGFLAYEGVEAQDLSGPLDVFVKANRMGGNFEIFLISATPDRNIKTESEILQIKAQYSIEDAPQTDILLVPGAAPDIVRNLAITNSSLNKWMITQNKNTKMTGSICTGSLYLADVGLLNNRQATTHPAAISALKGIKGIEVKENVRFVNDGKYITGSGITSGIDVALQIIEMIQGKERADFIAKIMVYNRNGDMVFLQK, from the coding sequence ATGATATCAATCCATATCAGTGCCCAGGGTTCCGGAAAGACAGAACTGAATTTCGAAGAAGGGAAAAAAATAAAAGTAGGATTCCTGGCCTATGAGGGAGTAGAAGCACAGGATCTCAGTGGCCCCCTGGATGTTTTCGTCAAAGCGAACCGGATGGGTGGAAATTTTGAAATCTTCCTGATCTCTGCTACACCGGACAGAAATATCAAGACTGAATCAGAGATTTTGCAGATAAAAGCACAATATTCCATCGAAGACGCACCGCAGACAGACATTTTGCTTGTACCGGGAGCCGCTCCGGATATTGTACGTAACCTTGCAATTACCAATTCATCCTTAAATAAATGGATGATTACTCAGAATAAAAATACCAAAATGACAGGATCCATATGTACAGGAAGTTTATACTTAGCTGATGTGGGTCTTCTCAACAATAGGCAGGCCACCACGCATCCGGCCGCTATTTCTGCTCTGAAGGGGATTAAAGGGATAGAAGTAAAAGAGAATGTAAGGTTCGTAAATGATGGAAAATATATTACCGGATCAGGTATCACTTCCGGAATTGATGTTGCGCTTCAGATCATAGAAATGATTCAGGGAAAAGAGCGGGCAGATTTTATCGCTAAAATAATGGTCTATAATCGAAACGGCGACATGGTATTTTTGCAGAAGTAA
- a CDS encoding helix-turn-helix domain-containing protein: MNIKIPQYDIDFTKEGQDHFFLYCKDLKEPSRPASTSPHRHNYYCLSFLYEGQVPDFVDVTYDLIHAPAILILNVEQIHIHTDLKDCKIVSMAFSPEFLYGQDKKLRLHTETVFTQTSLKLSDGNMDDLDQYIKLIIQNYKMPDKDPEVIKCLLDILLIKCAKLIENSDLKDAGNKDVFKDFQKLLKKHYRDNHQVKFYADALNITPAVLTQTVKKAGCNTPKEMIDQRLLIEAKRLLYWSDVTVKEVAWELGFETDSYFNRFFKKFTGKTPQAFRIEML; the protein is encoded by the coding sequence ATGAATATAAAAATTCCTCAATACGATATTGACTTTACAAAAGAAGGTCAGGATCATTTCTTTCTATATTGTAAAGACCTTAAAGAGCCTTCGCGTCCAGCTAGTACCAGTCCTCACAGGCACAATTATTATTGCCTTAGCTTTCTTTACGAAGGCCAGGTTCCTGATTTTGTAGATGTAACCTATGATCTTATCCACGCACCGGCAATCTTAATCCTAAATGTAGAACAAATACATATCCATACCGATCTCAAAGATTGCAAGATCGTTTCAATGGCTTTCTCTCCTGAATTTTTATATGGACAGGATAAAAAATTAAGATTACATACGGAAACTGTTTTTACCCAAACTTCTTTAAAGCTTTCTGACGGTAATATGGATGATCTTGACCAGTATATAAAGTTAATCATTCAAAACTATAAAATGCCTGATAAGGATCCGGAAGTCATTAAATGCCTGTTGGATATACTGCTTATCAAATGTGCAAAATTGATTGAAAATTCTGATTTAAAAGATGCCGGGAATAAAGATGTTTTTAAAGATTTTCAAAAGCTTTTAAAAAAGCATTATAGAGATAATCATCAGGTGAAATTTTATGCCGATGCATTGAATATTACACCGGCAGTTCTTACACAGACCGTAAAAAAGGCAGGCTGTAATACTCCGAAAGAAATGATTGATCAAAGATTGTTAATAGAAGCAAAAAGACTTCTGTACTGGTCTGATGTTACTGTGAAGGAAGTAGCATGGGAGCTGGGTTTTGAAACCGATAGCTATTTTAACAGATTCTTTAAAAAATTTACCGGTAAAACACCGCAGGCATTCCGAATAGAAATGCTTTAA